The Tursiops truncatus isolate mTurTru1 chromosome 6, mTurTru1.mat.Y, whole genome shotgun sequence genome includes a window with the following:
- the RANBP6 gene encoding ran-binding protein 6 isoform X2, whose protein sequence is MAACGSAGVPATVSGKQEFYQLLKNLINPSCMVRRQAEEIYENIPGLCKTTFLLDAVRNRRAGYEDPHPRVRAAACTTLGQMATDFAPNFQKKFHETVIAALLRTMENQGNQRVQSHAASALIIFIEDCPKSLLVLYLDSMVRNLHSILVIKLQELIRNGTKLALEQLVTAIASVADTIEEKFVPYYDIFMPSLKQIVELAVQKELKLLKGKTIECISHVGLAVGKEKFMQDASNVMQLLLKTQSDLNNMEDDDPQTSYIISAWARMCKILGNDFQQYLPLVIEPLIKTASAKPDVALLDTQDVENMSDDDGWQFVNLGDQQSFGIKTSGLEAKATACQMLVYYAKELREGFVEYTEQVVKLMVPLLKFYFHDNVRVAAAESMPFLLECARIHGPEYLAQMWHFICDPLIKAIGTEPDTDVLSEIMNSFAKSIEVMGDGCLNDEQLEELGEILKAKLEGHFKNQELRQVKRQEENYDQQVEMSLQDEDECDVYILTKVSDILHSLFSTYKEKILPWFEQLLPLIVNLICSNRPWPDRQWGLCIFDDIIEHCSPTSFKYVEYFRWPMLLNMRDNNPEVRQAAAYGLGVMAQFGGDDYRSLCSEAVPLLVKVIKCANSKTKKNVIATENCISAVGKILRFKPNCVNVDEVLPHWLSWLPLHEDKEEAIQTLNFLCDLIESNHPVVLGPNNSNLPKIISVIAEGKMNETINYEDPCAKRLANVVRQVQTSEELWLECISQLDDEQQEALQELLNFA, encoded by the exons ATGGCGGCGTGCGGGTCTGCCGGAGTACCGGCGACCGTGTCGGGAAAGCAAGAGTTTTACCAGCTTCTGAAGAACCTCATCAATCCAAGCTGTATGGTGCGGAGACAAGCAGAGGAAATCTATGAAAATATCCCAGGTCTGTGTAAGACTACATTCCTCTTAGATGCCGTCAGAAATAGAAGAGCAGGTTATGAG gATCCTCATCCAAGGGTGAGGGCTGCAGCCTGTACTACACTTGGACAGATGGCTACAGATTTTGCACCTAACTTCCAAAAGAAATTCCATGAAACGGTGATTGCAGCTCTGTTGCGTACCATGGAAAATCAAGGTAATCAGCGTGTGCAGTCACATGCAGCTTCTGcgcttattatttttattgaagacTGCCCCAAATCATTGCTAGTTCTATATTTGGATAGTATGGTGAGAAATCTACATTCCATCTTGGTGATTAAACTTCAAGAGTTGATTCGCAATGGAACTAAGTTGGCCTTGGAACAGCTTGTGACAGCCATTGCCTCAGTTGCAGAtacaatagaagaaaaatttgtTCCATACTATGATATATTTATGCCCTCACTAAAGCAGATTGTTGAGCTTGCTGTTCAAAAGGAACTCAAACTTCTGAAAGGAAAAACTATTGAATGCATTAGCCATGTTGGTCTTGCTGTTGGGAAGGAAAAATTTATGCAAGATGCATCAAATGTGATGCAACTGTTGTTAAAAACACAATCAGACTTAAATAATATGGAAGATGATGACCCTCAGACCTCTTACATCATTTCAGCGTGGGCCAGAATGTGTAAAATTCTTGGAAATGATTTTCAACAGTACCTTCCACTGGTTATTGAGCCTCTTATTAAGACTGCTTCAGCTAAACCTGACGTTGCTCTCTTAGACACACAAGATGTGGAGAATATGAGTGATGATGATGGATGGCAATTTGTAAATCTTGGAGACCAGCAGAGTTTTGGAATTAAGACTTCAGGGCTTGAAGCAAAAGCAACTGCTTGCCAGATGTTGGTTTATTATGCTAAGGAGTTAAGGGAAGGATTCGTGGAATACACAGAACAAGTTGTAAAACTGATGGTTCCtttactgaaattttatttccatgacaATGTTCGAGTGGCAGCAGCAGAGTCCATGCCTTTTCTCCTGGAATGTGCAAGAATTCATGGCCCAGAGTATCTTGCACAGATGTGGCATTTCATATGTGATCCTTTAATCAAGGCTATTGGGACCGAACCTGATACAGATGTACTCTCAGAAATAATGAATTCTTTTGCAAAGTCCATTGAAGTAATGGGAGATGGGTGCCTCAATGATGAACAGTTggaagaactgggagaaataCTGAAAGCAAAACTTGAAGGGCACTTTAAAAACCAAGAACTGAGACAGGttaaaagacaggaagaaaactaTGACCAACAGGTTGAAATGTCTCTGCAAGATGAGGATGAATGTGATGTTTATATTCTGACCAAAGTATCAGATATTTTGCACTCATTATTTAGTACTTACAAGGAAAAGATTTTACCGTGGTTTGAACAGCTGCTTCCATTAATTGTAAATCTAATTTGTTCTAATAGGCCATGGCCAGACAGACAGTGGGGATTGTGCATATTTGATGATATCATAGAACACTGTAGTCCAACCTCATTTAAATATGTAGAATATTTTCGGTGGCCAATGCTACTAAATATGCGAGACAACAACCCTGAAGTCAGGCAAGCGGCTGCTTATGGCCTGGGTGTTATGGCACAGTTTGGTGGAGATGATTATCGTTCTTTATGTTCAGAAGCTGTTCCGCTGCTGGTAAAAGTTATTAAGTGTGCAAattccaaaaccaaaaaaaatgtcattgctaCAGAGAACTGTATCTCAGCAGTAGGCAAGATTTTGAGGTTTAAGCCTAACTGTGTAAATGTAGATGAAGTTCTTCCACACTGGTTGTCATGGCTTCCATTGCATGAGGATAAAGAGGAAGCTATTCAGACTTTGAATTTTCTCTGTGACTTAATTGAAAGTAACCACCCAGTTGTACTTGGTCCAAATAATTCCAATCTTCCAAAAATAATCAGTGTAATTgcagaaggaaaaatgaatgaGACTATTAACTATGAAGATCCTTGTGCCAAACGCCTAGCTAATGTCGTGCGTCAGGTACAGACTTCTGAAGAATTATGGTTGGAATGCATTTCCCAGCTTGATGATGAGCAGCAGGAAGCCTTACAGGAGTTGCTAAATTTTGCCTGA
- the RANBP6 gene encoding ran-binding protein 6 isoform X3: protein MAACGSAGVPATVSGKQEFYQLLKNLINPSCMVRRQAEEIYENIPGSSSKGEGCSLYYTWTDGYRFCT, encoded by the exons ATGGCGGCGTGCGGGTCTGCCGGAGTACCGGCGACCGTGTCGGGAAAGCAAGAGTTTTACCAGCTTCTGAAGAACCTCATCAATCCAAGCTGTATGGTGCGGAGACAAGCAGAGGAAATCTATGAAAATATCCCAG gATCCTCATCCAAGGGTGAGGGCTGCAGCCTGTACTACACTTGGACAGATGGCTACAGATTTTGCACCTAA
- the RANBP6 gene encoding ran-binding protein 6 isoform X1 — MAACGSAGVPATVSGKQEFYQLLKNLINPSCMVRRQAEEIYENIPGLCKTTFLLDAVRNRRAGYEVRQMAAALLRRLLSSGFEEVYPNLPSDVQRDVKIELILAVKLETHASMRKKLCDIFAVLARNLIDEDGTNHWPEGLKFLVDSIYSKNVVLWEVALHVFWHFPGIFGTQDRHDLDIIKRLLDQCIQDQEHPAIRTLSARAAAAFVLANENNIALFKDFADLLPGILQAVNDSCYQDDDSVLESLVEIADTVPKYLGPYLEDTLQLSLKLCGDSRLSNLQRQLALEVIVTLSETATPMLKKHTNIIAQAVPHILAMMVDLQDDEDWVNADEMEEDDFDSNAVAAESALDRLACGLGGKLVLPMTKEHIMQMLQSPDWKYRHAGLMALSAIGEGCHQQMESILDETVNSVLLFLQDPHPRVRAAACTTLGQMATDFAPNFQKKFHETVIAALLRTMENQGNQRVQSHAASALIIFIEDCPKSLLVLYLDSMVRNLHSILVIKLQELIRNGTKLALEQLVTAIASVADTIEEKFVPYYDIFMPSLKQIVELAVQKELKLLKGKTIECISHVGLAVGKEKFMQDASNVMQLLLKTQSDLNNMEDDDPQTSYIISAWARMCKILGNDFQQYLPLVIEPLIKTASAKPDVALLDTQDVENMSDDDGWQFVNLGDQQSFGIKTSGLEAKATACQMLVYYAKELREGFVEYTEQVVKLMVPLLKFYFHDNVRVAAAESMPFLLECARIHGPEYLAQMWHFICDPLIKAIGTEPDTDVLSEIMNSFAKSIEVMGDGCLNDEQLEELGEILKAKLEGHFKNQELRQVKRQEENYDQQVEMSLQDEDECDVYILTKVSDILHSLFSTYKEKILPWFEQLLPLIVNLICSNRPWPDRQWGLCIFDDIIEHCSPTSFKYVEYFRWPMLLNMRDNNPEVRQAAAYGLGVMAQFGGDDYRSLCSEAVPLLVKVIKCANSKTKKNVIATENCISAVGKILRFKPNCVNVDEVLPHWLSWLPLHEDKEEAIQTLNFLCDLIESNHPVVLGPNNSNLPKIISVIAEGKMNETINYEDPCAKRLANVVRQVQTSEELWLECISQLDDEQQEALQELLNFA; from the coding sequence ATGGCGGCGTGCGGGTCTGCCGGAGTACCGGCGACCGTGTCGGGAAAGCAAGAGTTTTACCAGCTTCTGAAGAACCTCATCAATCCAAGCTGTATGGTGCGGAGACAAGCAGAGGAAATCTATGAAAATATCCCAGGTCTGTGTAAGACTACATTCCTCTTAGATGCCGTCAGAAATAGAAGAGCAGGTTATGAGGTGAGACAAATGGCTGCCGCCCTGCTACGACGGCTTTTGTCCTCTGGGTTTGAGGAAGTCTATCCAAATCTGCCTTCTGATGTTCAGAGGGACGTCAAGATTGAACTGATACTGGCTGTTAAGTTAGAAACCCATGCTAGTATGAGGAAAAAACTTTGTGATATTTTTGCAGTGCTGGCCAGGAATTTGATAGATGAGGATGGCACTAACCACTGGCCCGAAGGTCTGAAGTTCCTTGTTGATTCAATCTACTCTAAAAATGTGGTTCTGTGGGAAGTTGCACTTCACGTTTTCTGGCACTTTCCTGGGATTTTTGGGACCCAAGATCGGCACGATTTGGATATCATCAAACGGTTGTTGGACCAGTGTATTCAAGATCAAGAACATCCAGCAATCAGGACATTATCTGCTAGAGCTGCAGCTGCATTTGTACTTGCTAATGAGAATAATATTGCTCTTTTCAAAGACTTTGCAGACTTGCTTCCTGGAATCTTACAGGCTGTGAATGATTCATGCTACCAGGATGATGATTCAGTGCTAGAATCCCTTGTTGAGATTGCAGATACTGTACCTAAATATTTGGGTCCTTATTTAGAAGATACTCTGCAATTGAGTCTAAAGTTATGTGGAGACTCTAGACTTAGTAATCTGCAACGCCAGCTGGCTCTTGAAGTAATAGTGACCTTGTCTGAAACTGCAACCCCAATGttgaaaaaacatacaaatattatTGCACAGGCAGTTCCTCATATATTGGCAATGATGGTCGATCTACAAGATGATGAGGACTGGGTAAATGCTGATGAAATGGAAGAAGATGATTTTGACAGCAATGCAGTTGCTGCTGAGAGTGCACTAGACAGACTGGCTTGTGGGCTCGGTGGAAAACTTGTTTTACCAATGACTAAGGAGCATATCATGCAGATGCTTCAGAGCCCTGACTGGAAATATCGACATGCTGGATTAATGGCCTTATCTGCTATTGGAGAAGGATGCCATCAGCAAATGGAATCAATTCTAGACGAAACAGTTAactctgttttgctttttcttcaggATCCTCATCCAAGGGTGAGGGCTGCAGCCTGTACTACACTTGGACAGATGGCTACAGATTTTGCACCTAACTTCCAAAAGAAATTCCATGAAACGGTGATTGCAGCTCTGTTGCGTACCATGGAAAATCAAGGTAATCAGCGTGTGCAGTCACATGCAGCTTCTGcgcttattatttttattgaagacTGCCCCAAATCATTGCTAGTTCTATATTTGGATAGTATGGTGAGAAATCTACATTCCATCTTGGTGATTAAACTTCAAGAGTTGATTCGCAATGGAACTAAGTTGGCCTTGGAACAGCTTGTGACAGCCATTGCCTCAGTTGCAGAtacaatagaagaaaaatttgtTCCATACTATGATATATTTATGCCCTCACTAAAGCAGATTGTTGAGCTTGCTGTTCAAAAGGAACTCAAACTTCTGAAAGGAAAAACTATTGAATGCATTAGCCATGTTGGTCTTGCTGTTGGGAAGGAAAAATTTATGCAAGATGCATCAAATGTGATGCAACTGTTGTTAAAAACACAATCAGACTTAAATAATATGGAAGATGATGACCCTCAGACCTCTTACATCATTTCAGCGTGGGCCAGAATGTGTAAAATTCTTGGAAATGATTTTCAACAGTACCTTCCACTGGTTATTGAGCCTCTTATTAAGACTGCTTCAGCTAAACCTGACGTTGCTCTCTTAGACACACAAGATGTGGAGAATATGAGTGATGATGATGGATGGCAATTTGTAAATCTTGGAGACCAGCAGAGTTTTGGAATTAAGACTTCAGGGCTTGAAGCAAAAGCAACTGCTTGCCAGATGTTGGTTTATTATGCTAAGGAGTTAAGGGAAGGATTCGTGGAATACACAGAACAAGTTGTAAAACTGATGGTTCCtttactgaaattttatttccatgacaATGTTCGAGTGGCAGCAGCAGAGTCCATGCCTTTTCTCCTGGAATGTGCAAGAATTCATGGCCCAGAGTATCTTGCACAGATGTGGCATTTCATATGTGATCCTTTAATCAAGGCTATTGGGACCGAACCTGATACAGATGTACTCTCAGAAATAATGAATTCTTTTGCAAAGTCCATTGAAGTAATGGGAGATGGGTGCCTCAATGATGAACAGTTggaagaactgggagaaataCTGAAAGCAAAACTTGAAGGGCACTTTAAAAACCAAGAACTGAGACAGGttaaaagacaggaagaaaactaTGACCAACAGGTTGAAATGTCTCTGCAAGATGAGGATGAATGTGATGTTTATATTCTGACCAAAGTATCAGATATTTTGCACTCATTATTTAGTACTTACAAGGAAAAGATTTTACCGTGGTTTGAACAGCTGCTTCCATTAATTGTAAATCTAATTTGTTCTAATAGGCCATGGCCAGACAGACAGTGGGGATTGTGCATATTTGATGATATCATAGAACACTGTAGTCCAACCTCATTTAAATATGTAGAATATTTTCGGTGGCCAATGCTACTAAATATGCGAGACAACAACCCTGAAGTCAGGCAAGCGGCTGCTTATGGCCTGGGTGTTATGGCACAGTTTGGTGGAGATGATTATCGTTCTTTATGTTCAGAAGCTGTTCCGCTGCTGGTAAAAGTTATTAAGTGTGCAAattccaaaaccaaaaaaaatgtcattgctaCAGAGAACTGTATCTCAGCAGTAGGCAAGATTTTGAGGTTTAAGCCTAACTGTGTAAATGTAGATGAAGTTCTTCCACACTGGTTGTCATGGCTTCCATTGCATGAGGATAAAGAGGAAGCTATTCAGACTTTGAATTTTCTCTGTGACTTAATTGAAAGTAACCACCCAGTTGTACTTGGTCCAAATAATTCCAATCTTCCAAAAATAATCAGTGTAATTgcagaaggaaaaatgaatgaGACTATTAACTATGAAGATCCTTGTGCCAAACGCCTAGCTAATGTCGTGCGTCAGGTACAGACTTCTGAAGAATTATGGTTGGAATGCATTTCCCAGCTTGATGATGAGCAGCAGGAAGCCTTACAGGAGTTGCTAAATTTTGCCTGA